In one Ornithinimicrobium pratense genomic region, the following are encoded:
- a CDS encoding branched-chain amino acid aminotransferase, with protein sequence MTQTSSPTPFQISLRSDRTSADEISQLLESPGFGSLFTEHMVLVEWDREQGWHGARLMPYGPLPLEPSAAVFHYAQEIFEGMKAYRHDDGSVWTFRPERNAERFNSSARRMAMPELPPTIFLDAIRALVEVDQGWVPPAGTGETSLYLRPFMIATEEALGVRPSNRYLFTVIASPAGSYFSGGLTPVSLWVSDQYVRAAPGGTGFAKTGGNYAASLASQAEGIQHGCDQVVFLDAVEHRYVEELGGMNLFFLYADGRVVTPELSGTILPGVTRASLLDLARERGLVVEERRFSIDEWREGVASGEITEVFACGTAAVITPVGKLAWNGGELDMPQEHTLTMELRQELLDIQYGRAEDRHGWLYQLV encoded by the coding sequence ATGACCCAGACGTCGTCGCCCACGCCCTTCCAGATCAGTCTGCGCAGCGACCGCACCAGCGCCGACGAGATCTCCCAGTTGCTGGAAAGCCCAGGGTTCGGCTCCTTGTTCACCGAGCACATGGTGCTGGTGGAGTGGGACCGCGAGCAGGGCTGGCACGGCGCGCGCCTGATGCCCTACGGGCCGCTCCCGTTGGAGCCCTCCGCGGCGGTCTTTCACTACGCCCAGGAGATCTTCGAGGGGATGAAGGCCTACCGGCACGACGACGGCTCGGTCTGGACCTTCCGTCCCGAGCGCAACGCGGAGCGGTTCAACTCCTCGGCCCGCCGGATGGCGATGCCTGAGCTGCCGCCGACCATCTTCCTGGACGCGATCCGGGCGTTGGTCGAGGTCGACCAGGGCTGGGTGCCGCCGGCCGGCACGGGGGAGACCTCGCTCTACCTGCGCCCGTTCATGATCGCCACCGAGGAGGCGCTGGGTGTCCGCCCCTCCAACCGTTATCTGTTCACCGTGATCGCCTCCCCGGCCGGGTCCTACTTCAGCGGCGGGCTCACGCCGGTCAGCCTCTGGGTCAGCGACCAGTACGTCCGCGCCGCCCCGGGCGGGACCGGCTTCGCCAAGACCGGTGGCAACTACGCCGCGTCCCTGGCGAGCCAGGCCGAGGGTATCCAGCACGGCTGCGACCAGGTGGTCTTCCTCGACGCGGTCGAGCACCGGTATGTCGAGGAGCTGGGCGGGATGAACCTGTTCTTCCTCTACGCCGACGGCCGGGTGGTCACCCCGGAGCTGTCCGGCACCATCCTGCCGGGGGTCACCCGCGCCTCCCTCCTGGACCTGGCCCGCGAACGCGGCCTCGTCGTGGAGGAGCGCCGGTTCAGCATCGACGAGTGGCGCGAGGGCGTGGCTTCCGGTGAGATCACCGAGGTCTTCGCCTGCGGCACCGCCGCGGTCATCACCCCCGTCGGCAAGCTGGCCTGGAACGGTGGCGAGCTGGACATGCCGCAGGAGCACACGCTGACCATGGAGCTGCGCCAAGAGCTGCTCGACATCCAGTACGGCCGCGCCGAGGACCGGCACGGCTGGCTCTACCAGCTGGTCTGA
- a CDS encoding ABC transporter permease, producing MTEHPPTEPTAPDAAAATTPEPDATTLAYSGRIPPHTQMAEHARRFGWWYYAETYLRGMRAYAVPITFYAIGQPLLYLVAMGIGLAALVSGGVGTVDDVDYLTFVAPALLVSTVVMSVSGEMTYPVMSGFKWQRLYYGPAASPVSPGQIAVGHFTAVAIRFTLQSLVFWAVMQAFGASTQVLTSMLLVPIGVLSAMAFGALLQAYAATVKDEGFQFAFVQRFVVMPMFLFAGTFFPLTVMPLYLQWIGWISPVWHGTQLARVASYGAEVEPWLMAVHLVFLLACIVGGLLAGVRVYRRRLGA from the coding sequence TTGACTGAGCACCCACCCACTGAACCCACCGCCCCGGACGCAGCGGCGGCCACCACCCCCGAGCCCGACGCCACCACGCTCGCGTACTCCGGGCGCATCCCGCCGCATACCCAGATGGCCGAGCACGCCCGCCGGTTCGGCTGGTGGTACTACGCCGAGACCTACCTGCGGGGCATGCGCGCGTATGCCGTGCCGATCACCTTCTACGCGATCGGCCAGCCGCTGCTTTACCTGGTCGCCATGGGCATCGGGCTCGCGGCGCTGGTCAGCGGCGGCGTGGGCACGGTCGACGACGTCGACTACCTCACCTTCGTCGCGCCCGCGCTGCTCGTCTCGACCGTGGTGATGTCGGTCAGCGGCGAGATGACCTATCCGGTGATGAGCGGGTTCAAGTGGCAACGGCTCTACTACGGGCCCGCCGCCAGCCCGGTGTCACCTGGACAGATCGCCGTCGGGCACTTCACCGCGGTCGCCATCCGGTTCACCCTTCAGTCGTTGGTCTTCTGGGCGGTCATGCAGGCCTTCGGCGCCTCCACCCAGGTGCTCACCTCGATGCTCCTCGTGCCGATCGGGGTGCTCTCGGCCATGGCGTTCGGCGCGCTGCTGCAGGCCTATGCCGCCACGGTCAAGGACGAGGGCTTCCAGTTCGCGTTCGTGCAGCGGTTCGTCGTCATGCCGATGTTCCTCTTCGCAGGCACGTTCTTCCCGCTGACGGTGATGCCGCTCTACCTGCAGTGGATCGGCTGGATCAGCCCGGTCTGGCACGGCACGCAGCTGGCCCGGGTCGCGTCCTACGGCGCTGAGGTCGAGCCGTGGCTGATGGCCGTGCACCTGGTCTTCCTGCTGGCCTGCATCGTCGGCGGCCTGCTGGCCGGGGTCCGCGTCTACCGGCGGAGGTTGGGCGCGTGA
- the gatB gene encoding Asp-tRNA(Asn)/Glu-tRNA(Gln) amidotransferase subunit GatB, translated as MTVSTRPHDPAPGTLPSYEDALSRYEPVMGLEVHVELNTATKMFCGCATGFGEEPNTQTCPVCLGLPGALPVVNAAAVESAIRIGLALNCQIASWCRFARKNYFYPDMPKNFQTSQYDEPIAFNGWLEVEVPASETGEAFTYRVEIERAHMEEDTGKSTHVGGATGRIHGAEHSLVDFNRAGIPLIEIVTKPLTGTGHRAPEVAKAYVATLRDLLKALDVSEVKMEQGNVRCDANVSLMPIGAETFGTRTETKNVNSLRSVERAVRYEITRHAAILDAGERVFQETRHWHEDTGVTTAGRPKSDADDYRYFPEPDLVPVAPSREDVERLRTTLPEPPAQRRRRLQQEWGYTDLEMRDVVNAGAVETIEETVAAGASPAAARKWWSGELARRANADGVAITDLGVTPEHIAELDALVTSGRLNDSMARQALEGVLAGEGTPTEVADARGLELVQDDSALQAAVDTVLEANPEVVERIKGGKVQAVGALIGQVMKQMRGQADAARARELILSTLEVEG; from the coding sequence ATGACCGTCTCCACCCGCCCGCACGACCCGGCGCCCGGGACCCTGCCGTCCTATGAGGACGCGTTGTCCCGTTATGAGCCGGTGATGGGCCTGGAGGTCCACGTCGAGCTCAACACTGCCACCAAGATGTTCTGCGGCTGCGCGACCGGCTTCGGGGAAGAGCCGAACACCCAGACCTGCCCGGTGTGCCTGGGCCTGCCTGGAGCGCTGCCCGTGGTCAACGCCGCCGCGGTGGAGTCGGCCATTCGGATCGGGCTGGCGCTGAACTGCCAGATCGCCTCGTGGTGCCGGTTCGCCCGGAAGAACTACTTCTACCCGGACATGCCCAAAAACTTCCAGACCAGCCAGTACGACGAGCCGATCGCGTTCAACGGCTGGCTGGAGGTGGAGGTCCCGGCCAGCGAGACCGGTGAGGCCTTCACCTACCGCGTTGAGATCGAGCGCGCGCACATGGAGGAGGACACCGGCAAGTCGACCCACGTCGGTGGTGCCACCGGCCGCATCCACGGGGCGGAGCACTCCTTGGTCGACTTCAACCGGGCCGGCATCCCGCTCATCGAGATCGTGACCAAGCCGCTCACCGGCACCGGTCACCGGGCACCGGAGGTGGCCAAGGCCTACGTCGCCACCCTGCGTGACCTGCTCAAGGCGCTGGACGTCTCCGAGGTGAAGATGGAGCAGGGCAATGTGCGCTGCGACGCCAACGTCTCGCTAATGCCCATCGGGGCTGAGACCTTCGGCACCCGCACCGAGACCAAGAACGTCAACTCGCTGCGCTCGGTGGAGCGGGCCGTCCGCTACGAGATCACCCGCCACGCGGCGATCCTCGACGCCGGCGAGAGGGTCTTCCAGGAGACGCGGCACTGGCACGAGGACACCGGCGTCACCACGGCCGGCCGGCCGAAGTCCGACGCCGACGACTACCGCTACTTCCCCGAGCCCGACCTCGTGCCGGTCGCGCCCAGCCGCGAGGACGTGGAGCGGTTGCGGACGACCCTGCCCGAGCCCCCCGCACAGCGTCGCCGGCGCCTGCAGCAGGAGTGGGGCTACACGGACCTGGAGATGCGCGACGTCGTCAACGCCGGCGCGGTGGAGACCATCGAGGAGACGGTGGCCGCCGGCGCCTCGCCTGCAGCAGCTCGCAAGTGGTGGTCCGGCGAGCTCGCGCGCCGGGCCAACGCCGACGGCGTGGCGATCACCGACCTTGGCGTGACCCCCGAGCACATCGCCGAGCTCGACGCCCTGGTCACCAGCGGCCGGCTCAACGACTCGATGGCCCGGCAGGCCCTTGAGGGTGTGCTCGCCGGCGAGGGGACCCCGACGGAGGTCGCCGACGCCCGCGGGCTGGAGCTGGTCCAGGACGACTCAGCCCTGCAGGCCGCGGTCGACACGGTGCTCGAGGCCAACCCGGAGGTGGTGGAGCGGATCAAGGGCGGCAAGGTCCAGGCGGTCGGTGCCCTCATCGGTCAGGTGATGAAGCAGATGCGCGGGCAGGCGGACGCCGCCCGGGCGCGCGAGCTGATCCTGTCCACGCTCGAGGTCGAGGGCTGA
- a CDS encoding NAD(P)-dependent oxidoreductase: MRFYDPRDTGTVPGGGGDVDVLALPMIAGPWLKRLNEIPGLGSVVLSSAGYEHVLPHLPDGVALANAVGVHDTATAELALALMLAAQRYLPQHVLSQQAQTWHRSTPGGMPWRSLADSTVLVLGYGGIGRALTRRLLASECEVLAVASTDKPGDDLVDQVHGIDRLSELLPRADILAVSVPLSKRTAGLVGEQALAALPDGALVVNVARGGVVDTDALVAECASGRLRAALDVTDPEPLPDGHPLWSTPGVLVVPHIGGASPASMPRMARYLHHQLTAYRDTGRLQHLVVP, translated from the coding sequence GTGCGCTTCTACGACCCCCGCGACACCGGAACGGTGCCCGGCGGCGGCGGGGATGTCGACGTACTGGCGCTCCCGATGATCGCTGGACCGTGGCTGAAACGGCTCAACGAGATCCCCGGGCTGGGCTCGGTGGTGCTGTCCTCCGCCGGCTACGAGCACGTGCTGCCCCACCTGCCGGACGGGGTCGCCCTGGCCAATGCGGTCGGGGTGCACGACACCGCCACCGCCGAGCTGGCGCTGGCGCTCATGCTCGCCGCCCAGCGCTACCTGCCCCAGCATGTGCTCTCCCAGCAGGCGCAGACCTGGCACCGCTCAACCCCGGGCGGTATGCCGTGGCGCTCGCTGGCCGACTCCACGGTCCTGGTGCTGGGGTACGGCGGGATCGGCCGGGCGCTGACCCGACGACTGCTCGCCAGCGAGTGTGAGGTGCTCGCCGTGGCCAGCACGGACAAGCCGGGCGACGACCTGGTGGACCAGGTCCACGGCATCGACCGGCTGTCCGAGCTGCTGCCGCGGGCCGACATCTTGGCCGTGAGCGTGCCGCTCAGCAAGCGGACGGCCGGTCTGGTGGGGGAGCAAGCGCTGGCGGCCCTGCCCGACGGCGCCCTCGTCGTCAACGTCGCCCGCGGTGGGGTGGTCGACACCGACGCCCTCGTCGCCGAGTGCGCCTCCGGGCGGCTGCGCGCGGCATTGGACGTCACTGACCCCGAGCCGCTGCCGGACGGGCACCCCCTGTGGTCCACCCCCGGGGTCCTCGTCGTGCCGCACATCGGTGGTGCCTCCCCGGCCTCGATGCCCCGGATGGCGCGCTACCTGCACCACCAGCTCACCGCATACCGAGACACCGGGCGCCTGCAGCACCTCGTCGTGCCGTAG
- a CDS encoding ABC transporter ATP-binding protein, whose translation MTQTNGAPVIRARGLRKTYGDFTAVDGIDFEVEPGESFGLLGPNGAGKSTTMRMIGGTLDRSGGQLQVLGLDPGTHGPEVRAHLGVVPQQDNLDEELRVRENIIMYGRYFGLPRSYLVPKAEELLEFAQLQAKAKEKVGNLSGGMKRRLTIARGLVNEPRILLLDEPTTGLDPQARHTLWDRLFRLKEAGTTLVVTTHFMDEAEQLCDRLIVVDHGAIMAQGSPRELIRDYSTREVVEVRFGSERNAQVVDRLEGVGERNEVLPDRILIYTKDGEAALEEIGRRDLHPVTSLVRRSSLEDVFLRLTGRSLVD comes from the coding sequence GTGACGCAGACGAACGGGGCGCCGGTGATCCGGGCCCGGGGCTTGAGGAAGACCTACGGCGACTTCACTGCCGTGGACGGCATCGACTTCGAGGTCGAGCCGGGAGAGAGCTTCGGGCTGCTGGGCCCCAACGGGGCCGGCAAGTCCACCACGATGCGGATGATCGGCGGCACGCTGGACCGGTCCGGCGGCCAGCTCCAGGTCCTGGGGCTGGACCCTGGCACCCATGGACCGGAGGTCCGTGCCCACCTGGGCGTCGTCCCGCAGCAGGACAACCTGGACGAGGAGCTGCGCGTCCGGGAGAACATCATCATGTACGGCCGCTACTTCGGCCTGCCGCGTTCCTACCTGGTGCCCAAGGCGGAGGAGCTGCTGGAGTTCGCCCAGCTGCAGGCCAAGGCCAAAGAGAAGGTTGGCAACCTCTCCGGCGGGATGAAACGCCGGCTCACCATCGCCCGCGGGCTGGTCAACGAGCCCCGCATCCTGCTCTTGGACGAGCCCACCACCGGTCTGGACCCGCAGGCGCGGCATACCCTCTGGGACCGGCTCTTTCGGCTCAAGGAGGCCGGCACCACCCTGGTGGTGACCACTCACTTCATGGACGAGGCCGAGCAGCTGTGCGATCGGCTCATCGTCGTCGACCACGGCGCGATCATGGCGCAGGGCTCGCCCCGCGAGCTGATCCGCGACTACTCCACCCGCGAGGTGGTCGAGGTCCGCTTCGGCTCCGAACGCAACGCCCAGGTCGTCGACCGGCTGGAGGGTGTGGGCGAGCGCAACGAGGTGCTCCCCGACCGGATCCTGATCTACACCAAGGACGGAGAGGCCGCACTCGAGGAGATCGGCCGCCGCGACCTGCACCCGGTGACCTCGCTGGTCCGGCGCAGCTCGCTGGAGGATGTCTTCCTCCGGCTGACCGGGAGGTCGCTCGTTGACTGA
- a CDS encoding cell wall-binding repeat-containing protein — protein MQHQKKKGVSRALALAAGLSLVAGVLPAAHAVGGAAPAAPITANDAFEDGSYIVVLADQPLATFPATAGSATSKVDTTSAAALSHTERLLSQQAAALASVEAEATHNYTVALNGFSANLTSEQAAALAARGDVVSITPSTMRTLTAGETYELPDGVNVPTTDVSPDFLGLRGEGGVWDQIGGPMAAGQGLVVGVIDTGIAYDNPSFSGDGMPSAPEGWTGECEPGEDGGLPADACNGKIVGATYHADGIRAAGFEPTEAVNPVDNDGHGSHVAGTAVGREVTLTGGGQEFDIAGMAPGAHLASYKVCWDFVNQGQNVNGCFDADSIDAIDTALADGVDVLNFSISGDPTTYENPVDMAFKNAAAAGVFVAAASGNEGEEGGTANHIGPWMTTVGAATHKAADAPSIAPFSNPGPVAVPNAAEQTILKPDLGAPGVDVLAAYSSEGGPRFGELSGTSMASPHVAGLGALLAGENPAWSPMAVKSALQTSARDYTDAASNAAFEGGTGFVEPRNFLAPGLVFDSTEADWDAFLADPASGHELNAAYVVIPALGTTATTVTRTVTNPGDAEATFTAAYAGPETLHVEVSPASVTVPAGGSAEVTITVANTGAAVDAWQEGDITWTAGETVVEIPVVARGEVADDTEPEPGPEIDRVGGDDRYETAAMVSQMFPEGADTVYVASGQGFADALAGSAPASSGLLPQGHMQVMNTPDGDPAPVLLTRNDELMSDTVDALEALEPSNIIILGGPVAINEDVEEELAEYGEVSRVAGDNRYETAANLAMMFDNVDTVYLASGDDRAYADALAGAARAGMENVPVLLTRSNEVHSATAEALETLAPANIVIVGGPVAINDGVEEALAEYGEVTRIAGGNRYGTAVAISQIHDADVPVVYIASGENYPDALAGSALAGHEGVPVLLTRQANLANSTAAELERLNPERIVVLGGQVAVSENVVNQIEDIWND, from the coding sequence GTGCAGCATCAGAAGAAGAAGGGCGTCTCCCGCGCCCTTGCGCTCGCGGCCGGGCTCAGCCTGGTCGCCGGCGTCCTGCCGGCCGCGCACGCGGTTGGCGGAGCGGCACCCGCCGCACCGATCACCGCGAACGACGCCTTCGAGGACGGCAGCTACATCGTCGTTCTGGCGGACCAGCCGCTCGCCACCTTCCCGGCTACGGCCGGCTCGGCAACGTCGAAGGTGGACACCACCTCCGCGGCCGCACTCTCGCACACCGAGCGCCTGCTCTCCCAGCAGGCTGCGGCCCTCGCTTCCGTCGAGGCCGAGGCGACCCACAACTACACCGTCGCGCTCAACGGCTTCTCCGCGAATCTCACCAGCGAGCAGGCCGCCGCCCTGGCGGCCCGTGGCGACGTGGTCTCGATCACGCCCAGCACGATGCGCACCCTGACCGCGGGCGAGACCTACGAGCTGCCCGACGGCGTGAACGTGCCCACCACCGACGTATCCCCGGACTTCCTGGGGCTGCGCGGTGAGGGCGGCGTCTGGGACCAGATCGGCGGGCCGATGGCGGCCGGTCAGGGTCTGGTCGTCGGCGTCATCGACACCGGCATCGCCTACGACAACCCCTCCTTCAGCGGTGACGGCATGCCGTCCGCGCCGGAGGGCTGGACCGGCGAGTGCGAGCCGGGCGAGGACGGCGGCCTGCCGGCCGACGCCTGCAACGGCAAGATCGTCGGCGCGACCTACCACGCCGACGGTATTCGCGCCGCCGGTTTCGAGCCCACTGAGGCCGTGAACCCGGTCGACAACGACGGCCACGGCAGCCACGTGGCCGGCACCGCTGTCGGTCGTGAGGTCACGCTGACCGGCGGCGGCCAGGAGTTCGACATCGCCGGCATGGCACCGGGTGCCCACCTGGCCAGCTACAAGGTCTGCTGGGACTTCGTCAACCAGGGCCAGAACGTCAACGGCTGCTTCGACGCCGACTCCATCGACGCCATCGACACGGCGCTGGCCGACGGGGTCGACGTGCTGAACTTCTCGATCAGCGGTGACCCCACCACTTACGAGAACCCGGTCGACATGGCGTTCAAGAACGCCGCCGCCGCTGGCGTCTTCGTCGCCGCGGCCTCGGGCAACGAGGGCGAGGAAGGCGGCACCGCCAACCACATCGGCCCGTGGATGACCACGGTCGGCGCCGCCACCCACAAGGCTGCGGACGCCCCGTCGATCGCACCCTTCTCCAACCCCGGCCCGGTCGCCGTGCCAAACGCGGCGGAGCAGACGATCCTCAAGCCGGACCTGGGCGCCCCCGGCGTCGACGTGCTGGCGGCCTACAGCTCCGAAGGCGGTCCGCGGTTCGGTGAACTGAGCGGCACCTCCATGGCCAGCCCGCACGTGGCCGGTCTGGGCGCCCTCCTCGCGGGGGAAAACCCGGCCTGGTCTCCGATGGCGGTCAAGTCTGCGCTGCAGACCTCCGCGCGTGACTACACCGACGCTGCGAGCAACGCCGCGTTCGAGGGTGGCACGGGCTTCGTGGAGCCGCGCAACTTCCTGGCCCCCGGCCTGGTCTTCGACTCGACCGAGGCCGACTGGGACGCCTTCCTGGCCGACCCGGCCAGCGGCCACGAGCTGAACGCCGCCTACGTCGTCATCCCGGCGCTGGGCACCACCGCGACGACCGTGACCCGCACCGTCACCAACCCCGGTGACGCCGAGGCCACCTTCACCGCGGCCTACGCGGGCCCGGAGACCCTGCACGTCGAGGTCAGCCCGGCCAGCGTCACCGTGCCCGCCGGCGGCTCCGCCGAGGTCACCATCACGGTGGCCAACACCGGTGCGGCTGTCGACGCCTGGCAGGAGGGTGACATCACCTGGACCGCCGGCGAGACCGTCGTCGAGATCCCGGTGGTCGCCCGCGGCGAGGTCGCGGACGACACCGAGCCCGAGCCCGGCCCGGAGATCGACCGGGTTGGTGGCGATGACCGCTACGAGACCGCCGCGATGGTCTCGCAGATGTTCCCCGAGGGCGCCGACACCGTCTACGTCGCCTCTGGGCAGGGCTTCGCCGACGCGCTCGCCGGGTCCGCCCCGGCGTCCAGCGGTCTGCTCCCCCAGGGCCACATGCAGGTGATGAACACCCCGGACGGTGACCCCGCCCCGGTGCTGCTCACCCGCAACGACGAGCTGATGAGCGACACGGTCGACGCGCTGGAGGCGCTGGAGCCGAGCAACATCATCATCCTCGGTGGCCCGGTGGCGATCAACGAGGACGTCGAGGAGGAGCTGGCCGAGTACGGCGAGGTCTCCCGCGTCGCCGGTGATAACCGGTACGAGACCGCCGCCAACCTGGCGATGATGTTCGACAACGTCGACACTGTCTACCTGGCCTCCGGCGACGACCGCGCCTATGCGGATGCCCTGGCCGGTGCGGCCCGGGCCGGTATGGAGAACGTCCCCGTCCTCCTGACCCGCTCGAACGAGGTTCACAGCGCGACCGCCGAGGCCCTGGAGACCCTGGCCCCGGCCAACATCGTCATCGTCGGTGGCCCGGTGGCCATCAACGACGGTGTCGAGGAGGCGCTGGCCGAGTACGGCGAGGTGACCCGGATCGCCGGTGGCAACCGGTACGGGACCGCCGTGGCGATCTCGCAGATCCACGACGCCGATGTCCCGGTTGTCTACATCGCCTCCGGCGAGAACTACCCGGACGCGCTGGCGGGCTCCGCGCTCGCCGGCCACGAGGGTGTTCCGGTGCTGTTGACCCGTCAGGCCAACCTGGCGAACTCCACGGCTGCCGAGCTCGAGCGCCTCAACCCCGAGCGCATCGTCGTCCTTGGTGGTCAGGTCGCGGTGTCTGAGAACGTCGTCAACCAGATCGAGGACATCTGGAACGACTGA
- a CDS encoding 3-methyladenine DNA glycosylase: MQVLLQSEWRPRAEQHAAAVEQLAADRLARRVEGRTHPVDDFLWEYYSLRPAQLSRWHPGPGLALEGASERAGWSGYAVSPADGTAYVDVAAVLTRRRGAVDFVRDLLRGTLSRPGRFGCFGLHEWAMVYRADEEQLRHQSWPLRLGAEGTDEVVESHQVACSHFDAYRFFTPQAAPRNTLAPTREGQTATEQPGCLHAGMDLYKWSYKLSPLVPSELTLRAFALARDIRELDMRAAPYDLRELGYQPVRIETPQGKAEYVEAQRAFTVRSNALRRELLDVLETVVGAGDTALSDPPGIPAADPAQTVVGQTSW; the protein is encoded by the coding sequence GTGCAGGTCCTTCTTCAGTCCGAGTGGCGCCCCCGCGCCGAGCAGCACGCCGCTGCCGTGGAGCAGCTGGCCGCCGACCGCCTCGCCCGCCGGGTCGAGGGCCGCACGCACCCCGTCGACGACTTCCTCTGGGAGTACTACTCCCTGCGCCCCGCCCAGCTCTCCCGCTGGCACCCCGGCCCCGGTCTGGCGCTCGAGGGCGCCAGCGAGCGGGCCGGCTGGAGCGGGTATGCCGTGTCCCCCGCAGACGGCACCGCATACGTGGACGTGGCCGCGGTGCTGACCCGGCGGCGTGGGGCCGTCGACTTCGTCCGGGACCTGCTGCGGGGGACCCTGTCCCGCCCCGGCCGGTTCGGCTGCTTCGGGCTGCACGAGTGGGCGATGGTCTACCGCGCCGATGAGGAGCAGCTCCGGCACCAGAGCTGGCCGCTGCGCCTGGGGGCCGAGGGCACCGACGAGGTCGTGGAGTCCCACCAGGTCGCCTGCTCGCACTTCGACGCCTACCGCTTCTTCACCCCGCAGGCCGCCCCACGCAACACGCTGGCGCCCACCCGTGAGGGCCAGACCGCGACGGAGCAGCCAGGCTGCCTACACGCCGGGATGGACCTCTACAAGTGGTCCTACAAGCTCAGCCCGCTGGTGCCGAGCGAACTGACCCTGCGCGCCTTCGCGCTCGCCCGCGACATCCGTGAGCTGGACATGCGCGCCGCCCCCTACGACCTGCGCGAGCTCGGCTACCAGCCGGTGCGGATCGAGACGCCGCAGGGCAAGGCGGAGTATGTCGAGGCGCAGCGCGCGTTCACCGTGCGCAGCAACGCCCTGCGGCGCGAGCTGCTGGACGTGCTGGAGACGGTCGTCGGCGCCGGGGACACCGCGTTGTCCGACCCGCCCGGCATCCCGGCGGCGGACCCGGCCCAGACGGTCGTTGGTCAGACCAGCTGGTAG
- a CDS encoding SixA phosphatase family protein has translation MSHRLVLVRHAQAVDADPRGDHERVLTAQGRADATELGRWLAQQGLRPHHVLVSTAERAQQTWDALRRALGEDTGGADRVWPERRVYDGGTDGVLAAIREVSDAPEVLWVVGHEPVMSGAAGDLAGPRSAGGLVHQVTRGFPTATAAVLEVPGEWAELHTGESRLLALHTGRAEGH, from the coding sequence ATGAGTCACCGACTGGTCCTGGTCCGGCACGCGCAGGCTGTGGACGCCGATCCTCGAGGGGACCATGAGCGGGTCCTCACCGCGCAGGGAAGGGCCGACGCGACCGAGCTCGGCCGGTGGCTCGCCCAACAGGGACTGCGGCCGCACCACGTCCTCGTCTCGACAGCCGAGCGGGCACAGCAGACGTGGGACGCCCTGCGCCGGGCCCTGGGGGAGGACACTGGCGGTGCGGATCGGGTCTGGCCAGAGCGTCGGGTCTACGACGGCGGGACCGACGGCGTCCTGGCCGCGATCCGCGAGGTGTCGGACGCACCTGAGGTGCTCTGGGTGGTGGGTCACGAACCGGTGATGTCCGGGGCGGCGGGCGACCTGGCGGGCCCTCGGTCCGCAGGCGGGCTCGTGCACCAGGTCACCAGGGGCTTTCCTACGGCGACCGCAGCCGTGCTGGAGGTGCCCGGAGAGTGGGCTGAGCTGCATACCGGGGAATCCCGTCTTCTCGCCTTGCACACCGGTCGCGCAGAAGGGCACTGA
- a CDS encoding ABC transporter permease, which translates to MPAGLASLSSGNVRAVLERGFTVIRNQNWMILVSGFFEPVFYLLAMGVGMGMLVGQVEGPGGAPITYAAYIAPALLATSAMNGAIYDSTWNVFFKLRFAKLYQAMLQTSLGPLDVALGEIFMALFRGFIYALGFLGVLAAMGLVTSWWALAMVPVAVLIAFGFAALGMAVTSYLTSFQQMDLINFLMLPMFLFSATLYPITVYPEAVQWLVMAMPLWHGVELMRQLSVGHLTGATLVHVGYFLGMTVVGLWLTTVRLRALFLR; encoded by the coding sequence ATGCCTGCCGGCCTGGCCTCGTTGTCCTCCGGCAACGTGCGGGCCGTCCTGGAGCGGGGCTTCACCGTCATCCGCAACCAGAACTGGATGATTCTGGTCTCCGGTTTCTTCGAGCCGGTCTTCTACCTGCTCGCGATGGGCGTGGGCATGGGGATGCTCGTCGGCCAGGTCGAAGGGCCGGGCGGCGCGCCGATCACCTACGCCGCCTACATCGCCCCGGCGCTGCTGGCGACCTCGGCGATGAACGGCGCAATCTACGACTCGACCTGGAACGTCTTCTTCAAGCTGCGCTTCGCCAAGCTCTACCAGGCGATGCTGCAGACCTCGCTGGGCCCGCTGGACGTGGCGCTGGGCGAGATCTTCATGGCGCTCTTTCGTGGCTTCATCTACGCCCTGGGCTTCCTCGGGGTGCTCGCGGCGATGGGGCTGGTCACCTCGTGGTGGGCACTGGCGATGGTGCCCGTCGCGGTGCTGATCGCCTTCGGCTTCGCGGCCCTGGGGATGGCGGTCACCAGCTATCTGACCAGCTTCCAGCAGATGGACCTCATCAACTTTCTCATGCTGCCGATGTTTCTCTTCTCGGCCACCCTCTACCCCATCACCGTCTATCCCGAGGCGGTCCAGTGGCTGGTCATGGCGATGCCGTTGTGGCATGGCGTGGAGCTGATGCGCCAGCTGTCGGTCGGCCATCTGACCGGGGCCACGCTGGTGCACGTCGGCTACTTCCTGGGCATGACCGTCGTGGGTCTGTGGCTGACCACGGTCCGCCTGCGGGCCCTCTTCCTGCGGTAG